The following nucleotide sequence is from Psychroflexus torquis ATCC 700755.
AGCGGTCATCGTTATGTCACCTTCTTTAAACTCCAAAATGTTTTTTTGAGTTAGTTTCAATATCTATAAAATACTTTAAGAATAAACTTATTTAAAACAGAGACTTCAATCTATTGAAATTTGAAACCTGGACTACTAAAATGTTGTGGTAGTTAAACTAAATTTTAAATACCTAAAACTCAAAACCACATGAAGATGTGATTGACTCGTAATGGAATGTTAAATACTTTGCAGTTGTTTAATTATCAAAATAAAAATTAAATTATGAATCAGCTGTTTATTATTTTATTGGTGTTACCGCTAATGGCGATGTCACAAACTTTTGAAAAGAAAATGTTTTCCATGACCGAATTTACGGTCAAACAGGGACACACTGCTCAATTTATGGAGGGCGTTAAAAAATGGAAAGAGTGCTACAACGAAAATGAAGGAACTAATTCTTGGGGTTTTTGGTCAAGAGTTCAAGGCGAGAATAACGTGTACGGTGTAACTGGTTACATGCCAAACTGGGCTGATATGGACAAAGAGGATATGGCTGGTAAGTCCTGTAGAATGTTAGCAATGACCTTTATAGTGCCTCACGTTGAAAAATCGCATTACTCCATTTCTAAAACTTTACCAGATTGGAGTAAAAAAACTTTAGCTACAGACGTTAAGCTGGTTTGGGCCACTTATTTTAAAGTTAAAAATGGAGCTTTATTTTCTGAGATCATAAAAGAGGTAACAACTACTATTGCTGCAGAAGAAGGTGAGGCTAGAGGTTACTGGTACTCTTTTATGGGTGGAGGTGAAGATGATCCTAATTATATGGTAACTGATTTGTTTAGCAGTTATGCAGCCATAGATGAAGATGATAAAAAAGATGGCCCCTTTGCCTTATACAAAAAAGTCCACGGCGATAAAAAAGCCAAACAAATGATGGAAAAATGGAGTATGGCTATTGGTAGCTCTTGGTCTTATATCTGGGAATTCAACGAAGAGTTATCTAATTAATTTTTTATGTTTTTTTTGATTTGTTTAAACCCGGAGACATAGTAAAGATTTATCCGGGTTTTTAATCCTTAAGTATTCTATTTTACAAAAAAAACCTGTTTATCAATCAACTTTAAAATTTTTAACTCACTTAATACATACTAACATGAAAAATTTATTTTTTGTAGCTCTCTCAATAATGCTATTTACAGCCTGTAATCAGGAAAAGAGATACACACAGCAATCCACTGAAATTGAGTCTTATAAAAAGGTGATTAAAAATTATGTTGCTCAAGACTGGAAAAGCTTTGCCACTCACTACGCCGATACTACTATTATATTTAACAATGCCACCAAAGACAAGGGGCAAACTTTATCGGAAGCTATAGCGTCAAATAAAGCAGGTGCAGAACTTTTCAACAGCTGGAGTTTTATCGAAGATGAAGGCGATTATGAAATGGTTATCACCGATGATAACGAAATTTGGGTAAACTTCTGGGGTTTATGGAAAGGGAATTTGAAGGCTAATAATAAAGCCTATGAGATTCCATGCCATATGACAGCACGATTTGTCGATGGTAAAATTGTGAGAGAAAATGGCTATTGGAATACTTCAGAAATTCTTTTAGACATGCAGGAAATGGAGAGAATAGCGACTACTAAAATAGACAGTTTAACGTCTGAATGAGATAAATGTCCGCATCAGACTATTT
It contains:
- a CDS encoding nuclear transport factor 2 family protein, with product MKNLFFVALSIMLFTACNQEKRYTQQSTEIESYKKVIKNYVAQDWKSFATHYADTTIIFNNATKDKGQTLSEAIASNKAGAELFNSWSFIEDEGDYEMVITDDNEIWVNFWGLWKGNLKANNKAYEIPCHMTARFVDGKIVRENGYWNTSEILLDMQEMERIATTKIDSLTSE